The sequence GCGTTTCCGCGAGGACCCGGTCCGCATCTGGCGGGTGATCCGCTACGCCAGCCGGGCCGGATTTGCCATCACCGCCGATACGGAGCTGGAAATCGCCGGCCAGCGCCACCTGCTGGCAGATTGTTCCGGGGCGCGCCTGTTCGAAGAGCTCGGCAAGGATCTTGGCCACGCCGAAACCCGACTGGTCATGGCCGGGCTGAGGGAGCAGGGCATCCTCAGGCATGTCATCGGCCGGGCCGGCGCCGATTACGAGAGCGACCCGGCTTTATTCGCCAGGCTCCTGCACCTCCTGGCCCAGGCCGATGGCGAGAAAGCCCGGGGCGGCAGCATCTTTCTCGACGAAATGGCCGCGATTCTCTTTTGGCCCTGGTTGGAACCGCTTTTTGCCGCGGAGCCGGGGGACATGCACCCGCTGCTGAAAAAAGCCTTCGACGATGCCGGTATGAAAGTGAGCCTGCCCAAGAGCCTTCGCGCCCAGGCCATCGAGATCCTGGTCTTGGCCGGCAAGATGATCCGCGCCCTGGGCAACGGGCGCATGCGCTGGGTGCTGCGCGAGCGGCCGCCGTACGCGCCGGCCGCGCGGCTGTGTTTCCTGATCGCGAAAGGCCGAATGCCCGGGAAAGAAGAATCCTTCGAGAGCCTTTTCCGGGAGGCTTTCCCCCAGATCCCGACCTCGGACCGGCGGCAGCGGCGCCGGCGGCGCCGCCGGGGATAAAGCGCACGCCGCAGTCGATTCCAGTCCTCGGCAGGGCTTGTTATAATCCCGAAACGACGATGTTCTCGAATACCAGGCTGGGGAAGCGCCGGGACGAGTAAAGAAACGGATCGTTGGCCACTTCGATCAGCTTGTTCCAGAATTTCAGATGATTGTCGGCGATATTCATTTCAGCCACGGCTTGCACCGGCTCTCCCTTTGCAAACAGCTGGCCGCTGATCCCGATCGAGGTGTCGCCGGTGGTCGGGTTGGAGTTGCCGCCGATGAATCCAGTGATCAGGATGCCCCGGCCCAGGTCCTTCATGATCTCCTTGACCGAGCGCGGCCCGGGGGGGATGACCAGATTGGCCGCGCTGCCCGATGTCGGCTCCACGCCCAGTTTGCGGCTGTAATACCAGTCGATGAAGAATTCCTTCAGGATGCCGGCTTCGATCATGGTCCTTTTTTTGGCGCTGAAGCCGTCGCCGTCAAACAGGCGGCTGCCCAATCCGCCTTTGATGAACGGATCGTCGATCAAGGTGAGGTGCTTGCTGGCGACCGGCTGGCCCTTCTTGTCGGCCAGGAAAGACCGTTTCTGCTGGATGCTGCGGCCGAACATGGCGGCCATGAGCCCGCCGAAGATGCGGCCGACGTTCTGGTTTTCGACGATCACCGGCAGGGTTTCGGTCTTGATTTTTTTGGCGCCCAGCATGGCCAGCGTCCGCTGCGCCGCCTCAATCCCGATCGCCTCGGTGCCGGGCAGGTCCTTGCGCGCGACGGCCACGGCATAGCTGTAACCGTTCGGCCGGCGATCGCCCTCGTCCTTGGCCGTCATCTCGGCGAAGACAGAATAGGTGGTCCCCTGCGCATAGCCAAAGAAACCATTGCTGGTCATCTGCAGCGATTCCTGGGCCCCGTCTTGCTCTTGGGCGGTGACCGAAACGACTTTGTCTCCGCCTTGCCGCAGGCAGGCTTTCTCCAGCGACTTGACCATTTCGTGCCTGGCTTCGGGAGAAAAAGATTTGTAGGCGGGATCGACCAGCTCCAGGTCGACTTCGGCCCGGCCTTCGTAGTATGTGGGGTCGGGGAGGGTGCGCAGCGGGT comes from Candidatus Aminicenantes bacterium and encodes:
- a CDS encoding TldD/PmbA family protein encodes the protein MNKEMQDLVAWVIKATKSAGADHCKVNLDSNRSVEISYRDRRPENIKEASTKALNIEIYANGRFSLQSTSDLRKGALQDFIANAVAATKLLAEDPLRTLPDPTYYEGRAEVDLELVDPAYKSFSPEARHEMVKSLEKACLRQGGDKVVSVTAQEQDGAQESLQMTSNGFFGYAQGTTYSVFAEMTAKDEGDRRPNGYSYAVAVARKDLPGTEAIGIEAAQRTLAMLGAKKIKTETLPVIVENQNVGRIFGGLMAAMFGRSIQQKRSFLADKKGQPVASKHLTLIDDPFIKGGLGSRLFDGDGFSAKKRTMIEAGILKEFFIDWYYSRKLGVEPTSGSAANLVIPPGPRSVKEIMKDLGRGILITGFIGGNSNPTTGDTSIGISGQLFAKGEPVQAVAEMNIADNHLKFWNKLIEVANDPFLYSSRRFPSLVFENIVVSGL